gaatgagagagagagagagagagagagagagagagagagagagagcgatgtGTGTAAAGGGAGCAAGGCAGACGATATGAGAGACAGATGTAGAGAATGAGcgaacattttcaaaaaaaaccaaggggccctagccggtttggctcagtggatagagcgtcggcttgcggactcaagggtcccaggttcgattctggtcaagggcctgtaccttggttgtgggcacatccccggtggggagtgtgcaggaggcagctgatcaatgtttctctctcatcgatgtttctaactctctgtccctctcccttcctctctgtaaaaaaccaataaaataaaaaaattaaaaaaaaaccaagggGCAGAGATAAAGCCACAGAGAGAAGGTTAGGGAccaagggacagagagagatgtCATTAAGAGACAGagctggccgaaaccggtttggctcagtggatagagcgtcggcctgcagactgaagggtcccgggttcgattccggtcaagggcatgtacctgggttgcgggcacatccccagtgggggatgtgcaggaggcggctgatcgatgtttctctctcattgatgtttctaactctctatctctctcccttcctctctgtaaaaaatcaataaaatatattttaaaaaaagagagagacacagctGGACACAGGCACTGGGAGAGACGTCTCGCACACTCACGGATAAATAGACAGCCTTTGGTCTTTGAATGGACACGTGGACGAGGGATAGAGCCCTTGACCAGGGAAGACAAATGTGAACTAAGGAAAACGCCATCCAGACAACCGTGCCCCCCTGCTCCCGGCTGGCTGCGGGACCCCAGTCccgtccctccccaccccggcccGTTTCTCCCCTGTGAAGTCAGGGCTGTGCAGTGCACAGCGGTGTGTCCGAGAGCCATGTCCGCAGAACGTCTGAGTGACAGACGTCAGCCTCAGAGCCGAGGCAGAGCCTGGAGGAACCGACacccaggccccagagccagaGGCCCCCAGAGGCCCTCAGTGGCCGAAGGAGgacccagccccttccccacacacccGCCTGCAGAGGTGACAGACACGCACCAGGCAGGGCCGGCCGACCCTCCATGCAACGGTGACAGGCGCACAGCAGACAGTCAAAGTGTGTAAACACAAGCGGCCTCTCTTGTCAACAGACAGACGCCGACACAAATACACAGGAAGCGCGATGACAGGCGCACCTGCAACACAGCACAGTCGCACACGccttagcccagtgatggcgaaccttctgagctcggcgtgtcagcgttttgaaaaaccctaacttaaccctggtgccgtgtcacatatagaaatttttttatctttgcaaccatagtaaaacagagacttatatttttgatatttattttatatatttaaatgccatttaacaaaggaaaatcaaccaaaaaaatgagttcgccatcactgccttagaccatGGGTATGCAGACAAAccgacacacagagacacacacctAACAGTGAGGCCCAGGGAGCCACACACAGCATACGGACACGCACGCACGAGTCTGGTATCCTAAGGCACCCACAGTAAGCACACACCCAGAGTAGGAacagacatacacacaccatGAGATAGAAACAACAGTTAACAACACCCTATGGAACCTCCACAGACATGATGGTGACCCAGAGGCCTTCTCGCACAGACACGCACAGGCTCCCCCACACAGCCTCTTTCAGTTAACACCTTGTTTGTCCCTGCTCCGCCACAGCTTAACCAAAAATGGAGCAGCCCCACGGCCTCagaggtggaggtgaggtgtgtGTCTGCgagcgggggtggggagatggCCTTGGTCCCTGCACAgccacctccccctgctgccctggccccgCTGCTGCTGCGGGGGCTGCTATCTGTGAGCAAACTGTCCTTGGGGTCAGGGACAGCCAAGAGCCAAAGATCAGGTCGATGcctcccggggcccctcccccacgggcagCCAGCTCccgggggcaggaaggagaggggacgGGGAAAGCGCAGTTCAGGTGTTCACGTTCCACGGGGCCCACCCACCAAGGAAGAGACGTTCCGGAAGAGGCGGAAACGGTGCCTTTAATGTTCACACACAGCCAGTATCCCACTTCCCAGGCAAGAACCAGACTTCAGTAGAAATTCCCCACACCCTCGCGTCCTTTCCGGTTTCTCCCGAACCAGAGGGGCCATGGGCTCCAGAGAAAACCACGGCATGCTCCTATCTCCATCCCCCGCTCAACTCACACCGAAGAGACAGTGAACACGGGGGCTGTGGCGGCCGTCATGGTGCACGCTGGTGCATCGATATGTCAGCCAGCCACTACGGTGGCCATCAGAGCAGCCAGTGGGCCCAGACAGGTGTTACACGGGATGGTGGCCAACTTGGCACCTGCTATGCCAAGAAGTCCACCAAACAGAAGTGATCACGGTGCCCAACGGGCCAAAGAAATTGCAATTGAAACAGCATCACCGTCGCAACCAAAGGGTCGGCCACGGGGATGCCCATCACAGTGTCCAAAGGGCCAACCACGAGGTCATCCCCAGGGCGGCCATCAGAGCACCCAATGGGCCAACCAACAATGTCAGTCGCGTGGAGGCCTTCACAGCGCCCCACGGCCCACCACGATGTCCAAGGCAGTTATCACAGTGCCCAATGGATTGACATGATGCCCGCAGAAGCGGCAGTCACCACAGTGAGTCACAGACCAACCGGGATGTCAATTGGGGGGGACCGGCCAAGTGTCACCAGGAGGATCAGGCCGCACAGCCTGATGGTAGGAGCCACGGCCATACCCCACCCGCCGTGGGAGCACGCCCCTGCTAGGATGCGTTCAGCAGGGAGCGGGAATAGAGGCCCTGGTAGTAGACCCCAggctccccaccctctgccccgtAGCCTCCAAACCCCACGTCCAATTTGGGAGGCGCCGGAGTCTGTTCCGACATCAGGTTGTTGATGGAGAAAGGGTGGTTGAAGTTGTAGGGCGCATCCAGCTTCAGCTCCCCTGGGAGCTCCAGGCCAGTGAAGTAGGGtgtggaggaggagggtgagCCACAGTCTAGAGCCCCCACATCTTCCCCACCCTGGGCCTCGGGCTCGGCGGGCGGAGGCTGGGGCTGCGGCGGAGAGGCGACCGTGGCGGCCGGGGTGGCGGCGGACGCGGCAGACCCTGCACTGTTCCTGGCGGCGGAGGTCCCGCTGCCCGCTTTCTTCGCCTTCTCCTCCAGCTTGAAGCGCTTCTGGCGGCGCAGGTAGCAGCCGTTCTCAAACATGTTCCCTGAGCTGGGGTGCAGGGCCCAGTAGGAGCCCTTGCCCGGCTTGTCCGGGGAGCGCGCCACCTTGACGAAGCAGTCGTTGAAGGACAGCGAGTGGCGGATGGAGTTCTGCCAGCGCTGCTGGTTCTCCCGGTAGTAGGGGAAGAGGTCCATGATCCACTGGTAGATCTCGCTCAGGGTCAGCATCTTGCCGGGCGCCTGCTGGATGGCCATGGTGATGAGCGAGATGTAGGAATAGGGCGGCTTGGCATGGGCCAGGGACCGCCGGTACCCTTTGGGCATCTCTTTCCCGGGCACCAGCCCCGGGCCTGGGCCCCCGTACCCTGAGCTGCTGCCTCCgccactgctggcacccaggcCTGGGAAGGTGGGGCCCAGGGGCGCGGTGGGGGCCGGGGGCGCCAGGGGtcctgagggcagtggggaggcggggagcccCCCGGGAGAATAGGGAGAGCTCAGAGGGTTCAGGGTCATGTAGGAGTTGAGGGGGGCCATGGTGGGCACTGGGGTCACTGGAGAGTAAACCTgcatggagagaaagagacataggGAGGGTCAGGGAGTCCCCACTgtgtccatctgtctgtctgtctggtgGCTTTGAGGCCCCTCCCATCCTTTTCCCCGGAGACGGCTGTTTCTTGAAGTCTTTCTCTCATCCCTCCTCACACACCCCTCCCcgatcccaccccccaccccccaccccccacgctcCAATACCCTGAAGCTCATGCTTCAAGAGTTCTCCAAGTGGAGACCAGGACACCCTGGAGTGTCCAAGGCCTTTTTAGGGTTCAGGGTGTCTACGAGGTCAAAACTATTGTCACCTAAGGCTAAGGTGTCCCTAGCCTTCTTCACGCTTTCTCTCTTGAGCGCACAGGGGAGAGTTCCAGAGGCCACGTGACATATGACATGGCAACAGCCCGAATGCAGAAGCAGCTATGAGAACACAGCTGCTTCCTACGGCGCAGACACTGACGGGATCTGCCAAAACGTAGCGGTGCCTCCCCTCTCACGGGATGTCTTGAAATAtactcattttaataaaaagacattATTCCCACTAACAGGTTATTGCTGCTTTGGAActatataatacatttttctccgtttttattttattttattttttaatatatattttattgattttttacagagaggaagggagagggatagagagttagaaacgttgatgagagagaaacatccatcagctgcctcctgcacccctcctactggggatgtgcccacaaccaaggaacatgcccttgaccggaatcgaacctgggacctttcattccgcaggccgacgctctatccactgagccaaaccagttagggccgttTTTATTTCTTAGGTGGAAACCATTAAGAGCTATAGCCCACACCAATGAAAACTGCTGGAGGTCCTCAATCATTTTCAGGAGTGATGAGTGATCCGGAGACCCCTCAAAGTGAGACCTGCTGATTTACCCAATAACCTAATCTACACGTGTACTCTCCATCTCTGAGGTTATAAAATTACAGTTTTAATGGGTCAAAACGTTTGACTATCCGAAATCACATGTTTTAACCTCAGATCATCTACTTACTATACATCATCAAATCCAGGACGTGACCGTTTGTAAGCTGCAATGTTAAGTATCAGTAAGAATGGGGGAAAACCCACTGCCGATTATAACCCCTAGACACCACTGGCTGTCAAACCCATTCCATTTTCAGAAACGTTCAAATGGTGAAAAAACGTGCATTAGTGAAATGCGGTAGACACTGATCGCTCCGTCTAAGTAATTCTCCACTGTCTTCCACAAATACtcactgcccacctgccctgtgccaggcacggCTCCCAGCCCTGCACCAAAAGCTTCCCTTTCCTCTTCACACTATGGGGAGGTGCTATGATGAcgcccattttacagctgagcaAGCTGAGTCCCTGAGAGGCTGTGGGGTCACACAGCAGGGAAGGGGCAGACTGACTTGTGATTCTGAATCCAGACCGGTGTTCTGGATCTTCCTATAAGAGCAGTGACCGCGCGGACTGAAaggcctgccctcctggagctgacAGTCCAGCAGGAAGTGAACGAGATATGGGAAATAGGAAGCCTAGTGGATggtgctttctctctttctgtgtctaCTTACTCCCTCCATCCACcgtctcccatcctctctcctccacctgctgggcgaccctgctccctcctccctgaccctgctccctcctccctgaccctgctccctcctccctgaccctgCTGGGGTCTCCTGGCATTGGGGGTGCTGCTCTAGCTCTGGCAGGAGCCAACTCCCGACCAGTCACTGTGTCTGCAGGTCCCAAGGTGCAGAGAGAAAAGGGACCGCCAGGGTCGCGCCGGGAGTCAGGGACAGGTGGCAACCCACCCAACTCTGAGTTCCGGTGGGAAACTCTCTCCTCTTTCACATGTCCATCCAGGCAGCGACTTTCTCCTGGTCTCTGAGTCTCCCTGTCTCCGTATAtatgtctatccctctccctgtctcagtACCTCTACGCTCCTtggccctccccttccccatctctctcctccccactgtcttcccctctgcctttctctgctcAGGACTCTCTCTAACCCTggtctctctcccacccccaccctctctctccctctgtctctctctccccc
This is a stretch of genomic DNA from Myotis daubentonii chromosome 15, mMyoDau2.1, whole genome shotgun sequence. It encodes these proteins:
- the FOXA3 gene encoding hepatocyte nuclear factor 3-gamma isoform X2 codes for the protein MAPLNSYMTLNPLSSPYSPGGLPASPLPSGPLAPPAPTAPLGPTFPGLGASSGGGSSSGYGGPGPGLVPGKEMPKGYRRSLAHAKPPYSYISLITMAIQQAPGKMLTLSEIYQWIMDLFPYYRENQQRWQNSIRHSLSFNDCFVKVARSPDKPGKGSYWALHPSSGNMFENGCYLRRQKRFKLEEKAKKAGSGTSAARNSAGSAASAATPAATVASPPQPQPPPAEPEAQGGEDVGALDCGSPSSSTPYFTGLELPGELKLDAPYNFNHPFSINNLMSEQTPAPPKLDVGFGGYGAEGGEPGVYYQGLYSRSLLNAS
- the FOXA3 gene encoding hepatocyte nuclear factor 3-gamma isoform X1 encodes the protein MLGSVKMEAHDLAEWSYYPEAGEVYSPVTPVPTMAPLNSYMTLNPLSSPYSPGGLPASPLPSGPLAPPAPTAPLGPTFPGLGASSGGGSSSGYGGPGPGLVPGKEMPKGYRRSLAHAKPPYSYISLITMAIQQAPGKMLTLSEIYQWIMDLFPYYRENQQRWQNSIRHSLSFNDCFVKVARSPDKPGKGSYWALHPSSGNMFENGCYLRRQKRFKLEEKAKKAGSGTSAARNSAGSAASAATPAATVASPPQPQPPPAEPEAQGGEDVGALDCGSPSSSTPYFTGLELPGELKLDAPYNFNHPFSINNLMSEQTPAPPKLDVGFGGYGAEGGEPGVYYQGLYSRSLLNAS